From Streptomyces sp. CMB-StM0423, a single genomic window includes:
- a CDS encoding 3-deoxy-7-phosphoheptulonate synthase translates to MPTSVQDFHARPALQQPVWEDTGQVRRVREALDAAPPLVTDDGAARLRRALADVAEGRAHLIQAGDCAEDPAESTPYHVRRKSELLHALAGTAAGITGRPALRVGRMAGQFAKPRSKPVEQIGDTTLPVYRGHMVNAPEPDAQARRADPWRILTCFRAAQAVVRELDGINAGRPDAEQVWISHEALLLDYETPMLRRTATGASYLASAHLPWVGERTRRPDGAHVGLLAGVVNPVACKIGSGTTAEDITELADRLDPDRSPGRLVLIARMGAGFVTSRLPALVQAVRAAGHPAVWICDPMHGNTITGPDGLKTRLMGAMLAEIHGFCDVVGAAGGTNGGLHLETTPDPVTECATDVAAIGSAGRRTTFCDPRLNPGQAHRLVAAWAEAR, encoded by the coding sequence GTGCCAACCTCAGTCCAGGACTTCCACGCACGACCCGCGCTCCAGCAACCCGTGTGGGAGGACACCGGCCAGGTGCGACGGGTACGCGAGGCCCTCGACGCCGCGCCGCCGCTCGTCACCGACGACGGCGCGGCGCGGCTGCGGCGCGCCCTCGCCGACGTCGCCGAGGGACGCGCCCACCTCATCCAGGCCGGTGACTGCGCGGAGGACCCCGCGGAGTCCACCCCGTACCACGTGCGGCGCAAGAGCGAGCTCCTCCACGCGCTCGCCGGCACCGCGGCCGGCATCACCGGCCGCCCCGCCCTGCGCGTCGGCCGCATGGCCGGGCAGTTCGCCAAACCCCGCTCCAAGCCCGTCGAGCAGATCGGCGACACCACCCTGCCCGTCTACCGCGGGCACATGGTCAACGCCCCCGAGCCCGACGCCCAGGCGCGCCGCGCCGACCCGTGGCGCATCCTCACCTGCTTCCGCGCCGCCCAGGCCGTCGTACGCGAACTCGACGGCATCAACGCCGGCCGCCCCGACGCGGAACAGGTGTGGATCAGCCACGAGGCGCTGCTCCTCGACTACGAGACGCCGATGCTGCGGCGCACTGCCACCGGCGCGAGCTACCTCGCCTCCGCACACCTGCCGTGGGTCGGCGAGCGCACCCGCCGCCCGGACGGCGCCCACGTCGGGCTGCTGGCCGGCGTCGTCAACCCCGTGGCGTGCAAGATCGGTTCGGGCACCACCGCCGAGGACATCACCGAACTCGCCGACCGCCTCGACCCCGACCGCAGCCCCGGGCGCCTCGTGCTCATCGCCCGCATGGGCGCCGGCTTCGTCACCAGCCGGCTGCCCGCCCTCGTCCAGGCCGTGCGCGCCGCCGGGCACCCCGCCGTGTGGATCTGCGACCCCATGCACGGCAACACCATCACAGGACCCGACGGGCTGAAGACCCGCCTCATGGGCGCCATGCTCGCCGAGATCCACGGGTTCTGCGACGTCGTCGGCGCCGCCGGCGGCACCAACGGCGGACTCCACCTGGAGACCACCCCGGACCCGGTCACCGAGTGCGCCACCGACGTGGCCGCCATCGGCTCCGCCGGCCGGCGCACCACCTTCTGCGACCCCCGGCTCAACCCCGGCCAGGCCCACCGGCTCGTCGCCGCCTGGGCCGAGGCCCGCTGA